GAGTGTACGGAGCTGAATACCCTGTCAGCGTGTTTGCTCATGCCTTTGTCCCACATCGCAAATCCTCCCCGCCACACGTTTTTGGTATAGAGCCGGGAGAATTATACATAAAAGAAGCTATGGTGTATACCTAATTAATATAAGCACATAATATTACAGAAGCCCCGGCATTCCGTTGGAAGCAAAACATCGTTCACCTTCCCTCGCTTCTGCCACTGCACGTATCTGCTGTGAGGAAATATTCCCTCAGCTGTGACTGACGATGCCGATGGGGCTCCAGGCAACCCCGCTCAACAGAAGGGAGCCGCTGACATCACCCCGCCTGTGCGAAGACGTCGTCGCCGCTTTTGAACTCCAGCCCCGGGTGGCAGTCGAAGCGCACAGCGCCGACCGCCGCCTTGTTCCCGACGGCCCGCTTTACCGCCGCGGTTCCCTCGGTGCCAAAGCCTCCGCAAAGCTCTATCGCCACCACCCCTTGCTCTACCAGCTTCCGCGCTGCCTCGGCAGCTGTCTCGTAGTCGGCTACCCCGACCACGGAGAGTTCGACCACCGGTGTCTTGATCACGGTTGAGTGCTTCGTCGGGTCCGCCTCCGGTGCCACAAATAGAAACGCTGCTTTCAGTCCCATCTCGAGCCTCCTGAAATAGATTTTGCTGTCTCTGCCCAACGTTCCCCCTCCCTTGAGGGGAGGGGGTCAGGGGGTGGGTGAAGCTGCCAGCTGCTGGAACGGTGGCACCTTCCCCCCCACCCTGCCCCTCCCCCGCCAAGGGGGAGGGGACGTTATTACCTCGGTGGAACTTTACTTCTCCGGGTAGACCGCCTGCGGCTTCGGCCACTGGAAGTCAGGAACGAGGTTGTAGATCTCGGCGATTGTCCCGAGATCCTTGCAGGAGTCGAGGTAGGTGTAGGTGAGCCCTTCCCACGTCCCACCCTGCAGGATGGGGCGCCCTTTGTCGCTGAAAAATTGCACCGCCTTCTGGTAGTCGTCGGTGCCGAATGCGACGTGATGGACCCCTTCTCCCTTCTCCTTCAGGAAGGAGGCGTAAATGCTGCGCTCGTCCTTCGGCTCGATCAGCTCCCACTGCACGCCCCCTATGTCGCAGAGCGCCAGGCGCATGGCGTAATCCTGCTTTTTCCCCTCGACGATCATGTCGCTCACGGTGTCCGGATTGAACTCGTAGATCGACCACGGCCCGATGCCGTACTCGTCGGCGTACTTCTTCACGGAAGCATCACAGTCCTTTACCACCACGCCTATCTGCAAGACTTTGCTGAACATCGGTTTGTCAGCCATGACTTCCTCCTGGAGTGTGGGGTCAGCTACTTTTCTTAACCAGCCCGTACGAGCCGAAGTACACGACAAAGATCAAGAGGACCAGGTTCAGGAGGTCGACCCAGGTGAGGGGGTCGCCGCCGAAGCCGGGGACGATCTCCGCCTCGTGAAGGACCGATACCGCGAACCACTTCATGTACACCACGAAGGCTGCGATCCCCACCCCCCATGTGATGACGAAGCGCGCCGCCCGGTTCGCCGCGGGTCCGAGCGTAGTCGGTGTGTTGCCGCAGCAAAGCGCCCAGAAAAGGAGGACGTTGACGATCCACACGCCGAGCTGCGCGGGCCACAGGTTGATGGCAGGACCTATCTTTGCCACCGCGTCCGCCGGGATGAGCACGTTTTTCAGGAGCGCGAGCAGGATGAAATAGAGGCCGGTGCCGAGAATGATGTTGCCGAAGAAGGCGGCCATCGCCCTCCCTGCGCGGGTGCGAAACATGCTGTACGGCCACAGGTCGAGGATCAGCACCGTGGTGAGCCAGACGGTGATGACGGAATAGAACCAGCCGATGGCTGTGGGCAGCGACATCATCACGCGGTCCGGGGCGGTCCAGCTTGCCATGTTGGGGTAGATGAGGACGATGTAGCCGATGAAGGTCAGGAAGAATCCGGTGAAGAGCTGGGCGATTCCCGACATCGGCTGCTTCAGTCCGGCATCGGTCCAGGGCCAGCCGTCCATGCTGTTGGCGACCACCCCGAAGCCGTAGAAGCCGATCAGTACGATGAGGCCGGCGGCGCCGTGGCCGGCATACCCTTTCGCGGAAAAGGCGGGATCGAGAGCACCGTACCCAAAGATGAGCAGCATGGGGACGGCGAAGCCTATCACCAGCGTCGCAACAGTCGCGACAATCCCCCCGATCGGCTGGCTCAGGCTGCTGAACCCGTACATGCCGCAGTTGAACCCGATGAAGACGATCGCCAGGATGGCCCAGAAGAGGTATGCCCCGAACGGCTGCGGGTAGAACTTGAACATCCCGACCTGGGGATCGACGAAAATGCGCCACACCACGAAGCTGCCAAACTGGATCACGGCCAGGTTGGCGATGGCGTAGCCGACCGCACCGAGCTGGAGACCGAAAGGCTTGGCGGCGCTGACTACGTTTGTTGCCTCAGCTGAATTTGACATAAGCGCTCCTGTTCTGTCTCGACATCGTCGGCGCCACTGGTCTCCCCGGGGGACCTTGCCGCATCGGCAGTGCCCCCTCCCCTGTTGCGCAGGAGCCGTGCAAGACATGATGGAAGTGTACCTATCGCACCTCCCCCCTCCCGGCACGGGAAGGGGGAGAATCAGTGGAGAAAGCTACACCCGAGCTGCGGAAGCCTGGGCGGTCGGGGAAACGATGATCTTGATATTGGCGTCCTTGTTGTTCACCAGTTCGTCGAAGCCCTTGGCGACGATGTCGTCCATGTTGATCCTGCCGGTGATGAGCGGCTCGGCCTTCAGGGCGCCGCTGGCCAGAAGCTTCGCCACCCCCGCGAAGTCTTCGATGGTGTATGCGAGGGTGCCGAGCACAACCTTGTCGGTGGCGCTCAGGCTGAAGAAGTTGAAGGAGCTCGGCTCCTCGAAGATCCCCACGATGACGGCGCGGCCACAGTTGCGGATCACCTCC
The DNA window shown above is from Geomonas sp. RF6 and carries:
- a CDS encoding DUF6506 family protein, with the translated sequence MGLKAAFLFVAPEADPTKHSTVIKTPVVELSVVGVADYETAAEAARKLVEQGVVAIELCGGFGTEGTAAVKRAVGNKAAVGAVRFDCHPGLEFKSGDDVFAQAG
- a CDS encoding VOC family protein → MADKPMFSKVLQIGVVVKDCDASVKKYADEYGIGPWSIYEFNPDTVSDMIVEGKKQDYAMRLALCDIGGVQWELIEPKDERSIYASFLKEKGEGVHHVAFGTDDYQKAVQFFSDKGRPILQGGTWEGLTYTYLDSCKDLGTIAEIYNLVPDFQWPKPQAVYPEK